cacaatgcacaggacagcccctccgCGCACCCCGCCCCCCAAGAATTATCTggtctaaaatgtcaatagtgctgctaTTGAGAAACTCTGGGTTGAATCGATAAAATTGCTGGTTTTGTaagtcaaaacaataaaatatttgcaattccaTAGGATTCAACCTAATATGTGTAGAAGCTTGATAAATGTGAGCTATTATTGGAAAATTTGGCTTTCTCCTTCCAGAACATTTACAAAGAACTTTCCCTAAAGCCATCAAGTCATCTTCCCTCCTCTGTTTCAGCCTCTCCTTTCTATTCTGAGCGGCTGAAGGAGGCGCACGTCAGACTGTACCCGGCCAGCCGCTGCACGTCGCAGTACTTGTCTAACAGGACCATCACGGACAACATGCTGTGTGCTGGGGACACACGGACTGGAGGGAACCAGGCGAACCTGCATGACGCCTGCCAGGTAAACACGAGCACCTCTCCATCCTGAGTCCTCCGGAGACTGAGAACAAGTTAGAGCCAGAATGGAGGGTTCCATCTCAGTGAGGCGCTGGGAATCCTAGACGAGGGCCTCAGAGAATAAAGCAATTGGAGAAAGATCAAAGTTACCCAAAGTTAAGAAATCTAAACTGCAGGAAATTTCCCCAGTGTCTACACAGGAAACTCCACCTGTTCAAGATTTCCTGTAAGCCCAGGCAATTAATTGACTATTGAAGTGATGGATAAATCAACACGAATTAAGAAATTCTTGACTTGTGTCGGTGCTGGTGAATTGGAGTCTGCTTTGTAGAAGGGGAGGAGGACCAGCAATTTactgggaagcaggagaggggggatttgtgagaaataagtttcaaAAATGCACATTCCGCCCCAAGACCCTGGGAAAGCAAACCATTTTAGGCTGTGTTGGCATCCTTCTCAGAGTTATCTGATAAGTATCTAAGTATCCTTATCAGTCCTTCTGTTTCATGATAGCAAGACAATGCTATCCAATCTGCAGTAGGAGGACCTAAATACAGCCCAGGCCTGTTGACGAGACATTTTCGTGCCTATGTGTGCCAGCCTCTCCACTGAGGGGCTGGGGCGAGGGGCCTTATGGAAGAAGGAAGGCCAGGATCTTGCCTGAAGACTTTGTGGACTGTCTTCTGGAAGGTGATCCTACCAGCATTTCCTCCCTGGGTTCCTTGACAACCTTTGGCCTCTTTTGAATCGTTTCTTCAGAAACCTCAGCTGTACCACCCAGCTCAACAGTCAAAAAACGTTGTTTGCAAAGTGGAACCATGATGTAGCTGCAAgttttaagttaaaacaaaaacaaaaaattgttttgactCAGTCAGACAATAACAGCCAACAATCACCAAGAGTTTCACTAAGTGTCATACATCGCTCTCCCATCATTTCAAGCTTTCTCCCAACTAATTCCCATCAGCATCTCATAAGGTAGATAGTcttgtctctattttacagataagaatatCAAAGCAGTtagcctaaggtcacacagctaccaaGTGGGGGATTAAAACCAGGGTTGAGCCCTGAAATGTCTAAGCAGGTATCTCAGTTCCACTTTACAATGTAGATAGAATCTAATTCTCTCAGGGATCAAGATCATTGAGAGCAAATTTTCCCTCTCTGAAGCCAGCACTTTGAAGAATACAGTATTAACGCTGCAATGATTAACTCTGACCCTCCCCCCGAGTCTGCATTTTTGGCAAGCTAACCGGTTCTCTTTTGCAGGGTGACTCAGGAGGCCCCTTGGTGTGTATGCAGGACAACCACATGACTTTGGTCGGCATCATCAGTTGGGGCCTTGGCTGTGGGAGGAAAGATGTTCCGGGTGTATACACCAAGGTCACTAATTACCTAGCCTGGATTCAAGACAACATGCGGCCATGACCAAGAACAGCCCATTCCCTGAAATCACAGGAGACCCTACTTCTTCCACTTCAGAAGGCACCCCACGGCGGTGCTTCCTTACCCAGATTTCTCCATGAGCCATCACACAGGACAAGTGAGGGGAGAACTGGCAGAAGAGAAAGGATATATTTTCATGGGTACTTCCCCATTTGGAAGTTTTCAGGGATTCAGGTCTGATGTCAGAATGTATTCTGTCAGACCAGAAGACAGAtcaaggccagcccctcctggatACCACCATCTAGGGCAGAAGAGAGGTAGACAAGCCCAGCCTCCAATCTGTCAACGTGAGCAGCTCTGAAATGGGACCACAAAGATGCAAGTGTGTCTTAATAGGAACAAGTGACCTGGTCCTTCGGGGAAGAAGGATTGCATTAGAAATAGAATGTCTGTTTATAGGCGCAAGGAAGCCCAACGGGGGCCTCCTAAGAAGGGATGGGCTGGCTGGCCAGACCGTGTTCCTTAAAGCCATCCTTGCAATCGTTTGgctttcccctttctccaccttACAGCTCTTGGAAAGGAATCCTTTGTGTACAGtataaatcttttctctttacaGACTTTATAACAGAACAGGAGACTTGTATCATTTTCCTAACTGATAAACTAGGCTTTAGCATATTTATATCAATCCATCttagtttttatgttttgttgCCACAATCCTGTATTATACTGTACTGAAATAATAAACTCAGATGTATTTTTCACACATTTCCCAACCCGGAGTGGAACAGTTGTGTTACGTATGTAGTATCCCACAGCTTGTTTGTTCACGTTTCTCATGTTCGCAGTTTTAAATCCtttgaaatgtttccttttgttcACTCACCATACATGGAATACTTGCTGCATACAAGGCAATGTGGTAGGTGCTCTGGACAGTAaacaaggggaaggaaggaggtcTTGGTTTGACAGGAACATAAGGTATGAGAGAAATAACAAGGTAGAATGGAGATGGACTACAAAATGGCAAGAGAAACTCTTACTGGCATTCACTTGCAGGAGGGATTAGGGACTCAACAAAAAAATAGGATTAGGCAGAGCTTTCAAAAACGGGGCGAGATTGGGACTGGTGGAGAGGCGTGGGAAAGGCATTCTGGAGACAAGGAATATCACGGCATGAAAATATGAAGGTCCGGAGAGCAAAAAAGGCAGCGGGAGCATGGGAAGGAATTGAGCAGTACAATTCACCTGCAGTGAAGCTCCTGAAGAACATAGGGAGCAATTGAGATTACGGGGACTTGGAATGCCAGACTGAGTTTGGACTTAATTCTGTAGGCAACTGGGAGCCAGTGAGGATTGTGCTTACAGGAAGTGATGAACTGAGCATGTCTTAGGGAAAGTAACCAAGGGATGGTGGGAGAGCAGATTAGGTAAGGAGACTGCCTGGCAGAACCACAGTagtacaaaggagaaaggaggggtgAGAGCCGCCTCGGCATGCCCTTGCTAACATAGCAACACCCCAATGCTTGGTTCCGACTAGAAGCTAGTATTTGGgccattttttccccattctatTTTGCTTTCCTATTCATCTGAAAGAATTAACTGCCAGACCAGTCCATACAAGTATGTTACTTAAGTAATGCTGCTTTCTGCTTCCCTTAGACTACTTTCTTAACTACTCCTGAGATGCAGCCCATATTCCTGGCTGCCGCCTGACAGTTTTATCATCACTGACAGCCCAGACCCAAGAACAGATCTGATGATGCAATGCTTACTGTTGAGTATGTGCTGATGGTTTCtaggagaggagaagaggtggTCGTAGTTGGCactcaagagagagagagagagaggttgtcCGAACTGCTCAGTTTAGAGGTTCTTAGAAGAGCAGTAGTTTCAACTCACAAAAGACAGACTCTTAAAGCCCAAGAGCTGGATTCAGGGGAAGAAAACCAGCTCCCCTGAGATGCTGAGGTCTCCGGGCCAGTTAACCAAATGCAGATCACAGAAACTTGAGTCACAGATTCCTTGACGCCAGACTGCTCACTTACACGTCCCTGTGCAAGTGGCAGATAGATGTGCGTCTCAGTGTTTCAGAGAAATGTCACTCGAGGAGAGCAATAAGCAAGACACCCAGCTACTACGTCTCTGGCAGGAATTCTGCTGGTTTTGTCCCCGCCCCTTGTATGGCAAGCTTTTCTTCAGATGGTCAGGTTAATGAAATGAACTGAAGCAGCAAGGCCTCCTGGGATGGAACCCAGGGGTAAAAGGCCCCAGCATTCCTGAGCGAAGTGCTGGAAACCAGACTGGATGAAGACAATTGCTCAGAGGAGGCCACTGACCGAGCTGCAGGGCAGTCCCAGCCCTGCAAGACAGATTCATCTGAATTGTACTAAATACCCTCAAAGAGCGACACCTCCTTGCCTAGTGCTGGTTAGGAGAGTCAGGATAAAACAGCCGGGACTCATCAGGGGAAGGAATTGGGTATCCGGGGAAATGAAacagtatttccttattatccCCAGCTGGTTAATGAAACAGATGCCAACTGACTGAAGAACAGGAAGGTTCTCAGCTGATTCTGCCGGTAGTCCTAGCGGGTAGAGACTGCAGGAACTCAGAAGGGCGACTCCGCTATCCTCCTGGAGCCCCCATCTTAAGTCTGGTTATCAGAAAGAGTGTCATAAACTTCTGGTTCCACATTAAACTTCAAAAACCAAAGACTCACACGATCCCCAGGATTTGGGATCTTGGGGAAAGTTTCCAATTTAATTCCTCTATTAAaagtctaatttaaaaaattaatctcattGCTGGCCCTGAGTCACCACCTACTGGCAACAGAGGGAAGTACAAGTATTATAAAATTGACCTGGTCACACCACAACGCTACCAAAACAGCCAGGCCGAGGCCAAGAGATCTCAACAATGACTAAGACGGAGAGGGTGGAGTGTTAACAGACACTAACCACTTGTGCTTAGGAAACAGAAAGAAGTCTTAAAGTTTCTTCACAACCAATTTACAGAAGGAAATTAGTACAGATAGGGGATAACAACCAGCGTCTAAGCTTTACAGAGACTCCCAATGTCTTATCTCCCAAGAAATCTCCACTACAATTAAGATGTCTAGGACCCtgggggcgggccccatggccgaggggttaagttcacgctccgcttcgggggcccagggtttcgccggttcggaccctgggcacggacacggcgccactcgtcaggccaggctgagacagcatcccacatgccacaactagaaggacccacaactgaaaatatgcaactatgtacaggggggctttggggagaaaaaggaaaaataaaatcttaaaaaaaaaagatgtctagGACCCTGAAGCCCTGTTTCACGCCTGAATTAATCAACCTAAGAAGAAAATCGAGAACGGGGGGAAGCATGAGAACAGACACCAGTAGCTTTAATGGGTTTGTCCTTTACCCAATGGGGCAAAATAATTTGATTGATCTGGACTTTCGTTCTCACAATCTTAAAAATGACATGAATACCAGCATCCTCTATCTTCCAGAGGTGACTGGAGACTCAAACCATACACATGCGTGAGGTCTGCCGGCTGGAAAGCACGAAAGTAGTAAGACCCCTGAACTGCTCCTACTAAGGCACGCACAGCACAGCTTTATCATTAGTCCTAGTCACAAAACACGTAGGACATGGAGCACTGGCAAAACTCGACTTTATTAAGACTTAAACAGAGAAGATGCTTCTGCACATGTTCAACACGTATGGAACCGGACGGCTCAGGGAGAAAGCCAGCCGCATGGACACTAACACACAGCTCCACTGCGCTCGGGGTCTGCCACCCACAGACAGAGGCGGCAGCGACTCCATATGTGCAGGCCTGCAGGCCCCACACCCTAGAGCCTTTACTTCTCCTTAAGTTCTTCCCTTGAAATTAGGATGAGCTGTCCTGGAGGAAATGAAACAGCTAGACTTACAAACCTAAAAATGTTCAAGGACGAAGACTATGTTTCCTGTGATCTAGGAAACTTTAAAATCCTTCAGAGCCCTCAGGAGAAGTGATTTCAAGTATTCTGGAATCCACAGGCAGAGATGTTTCCCCTACTTTGGTAGGTGTGTATATGGGACATAGTAATCCAGGACAAATTCTTGAGTGATGGATATGAAACACATCTGGTTGTATACACACAATTTACCCCAGAGGAAAACCACAAAGCAACATGTGCAGCAAAAACAAGTCCAGGAAGTAGGAAGATAAAACGAGCAAAAAAATTGCTTAAGTATTTGGAAACAGGGCTTCAGAGAAAAACTGTAGGATTTGGAGAGTATaggtcttcatttttctccatgcaTGAAGCAGAGCACAATGTCACTCCTTAAAGCTATACTAATAAAAAAAACCCCTatctttcatataaatatttaaatgagtaaCAGACACATTGAACTAGAATAAAAATCACCCAGTGAGAAAGCCTGAGGTACTACTTTACTTTTACTCAAAgatttaagggattttttttttgccttaaaacaaaaatggactGGGAGATAGCCACTGCTAAGAAACGCATTATAGAGTACAAAAGACTCTGAGGAAATCACTTTATGAGCAGCTTCAAGGATCAGCCATGCCCTCAACGGGGAGCACTCTTTCCACTTAGGATTACCGATGGGAAAGTTCCAGACAGGAAGGCTTAGACTCCAGTGCCAGTCCAGCACTGACCAACGAAAATAAGGAATCACTGGGCTACAGCCGTGGTACCCTCACGAGGAGCGAGCTGGCCGTCTGCACTCCAGCACTATGGCACACAAAAGCTGGCTGCCCAGGGTCCCGGGGGAGGCTTTTCTGAAACTCTCCTCAGCCAACAGGAAAAAGCCTGGCGCATTCTGTAAAGCAGAGTGAGTAAAACTGTTCTGGGTTAGGGAGAGAGGCATTTCATGCAACCCCCACCTGGAAGAGGGCAGGTCACTGTCTCACTGGACATGACAGACCGAGTGCCAACGGCAAGCAGCAGTTCTATCTGAAAACTAGTGGTCAAACACCTTCACGGTCTTTAAGGGAAAAGTCTGATTCTACTGGGGTTTCCATGTCAATAGGGGACTTGAAGTTAAGAAGTTTACAGTTCATTTCCAGAAGcacaattttcttttgtaaatgaaaaCAGAGAATCAGAAAGAAACCAGCTCAACCCTGTTCTTTCCAGCCCTCCTTCACGTGGAGCTTGACGGCCTTTCATGCCACTTCCCTTTCCTATGCGGCCTCACACGTCTTTAacactgtttcctctttcttctccctcatcGGGCAGATCCTTAACTGGCCTTTCCTTGACTAACAGTCATTCTCTTCcaagcttgctttctttctttctaatctttccTTCCACCTTCAAAAACAAGGAAGTCTTTCATTGGCTTTAGATAATTAAAGCCAAGCAAGGAACAAATGCTGGATCTTTCCTAAGGTGACCACGTTACAAAAGTCCAATATGGTGTCAAGTATCTCTACCCTCCCTCGCCATCTCTTCTCTGAGAACTGAGTTGGCGCTGACTGTGTGTCAGTTCTGTCCAGTTCTCCCTGGAGACCCGCTCTCCCTAGATTACTTCCACGGCACTGAAGGCTAAGGACAAAGGGAGCGGTGGGTCCGGGAGGGGACTGACCTAGGAGACAGGCTGATAGTTTTTACTTTTAGAcaagtcagaaatgaaaaagtgTTCATGACTGTTCCCTTCCCAAACTCTCCTTTCAGGTTCGAACTTGGAACTTTCCAGCTTTGGTCATGTATTTTATGCCCTTAAAGGGTTTGTACTTTTCTCCATACATATCCAGACGATTCACTTTGAGCCctgagaggaggaaagaacaagACATAAGCATTATTCAAAGGATGTAGCGTAACTGTTAAATTCATTTCCAATCAGACAGATGAGTAGGATAGAGATGGTTGTAACAATGAACCAAGAACCAAAAAttactttcacttatttatattaCTTCCATGAAGCTGACAGATTCTTCACTCTTGGTACGTACAATGATAACAAAAAATTGCTCCAacaaccctcatacgctgctggtgagattgcaaactcgtgcagccacaatggaaaacagtatggagatttctcaaagaattaaaaatagaactaccatatgactcagctatcccacagctgggtatttatccaaagaacttgaaatcaacaattcaaagagacccatgtacccctatgttaattgcagcattattcacaatagccaacacatggaagcaacccaagtgcccatcaactgatgattggctaaagaagatgtggtatatatacacaatggaatactattcagccataaaaaagacaaaatcctcctatttgcaacaacatggatggaacttgagggtattacgttaagcaaaataagccagacagagaaagaaaaacacctcaTGACTTCATTCACATGTaacacaaggataaagagaacagattaatggttaccagaggggaagggggttggggggtgggcataaggggtaaagggggacatttatatggtgactgaccatataattaataatgttaaataataacgtacacctgaaatttcacaatgttacaaactattatgacctcaattaaaaaaaaactgctcCAACAAACAGCTATCCATTAGAAGACCTGTTCTGGAAGTGGAAAGGGCAGAAAGTTATACACAGACTGAAACAAGGGTAAGGCAAGATGAAGCCACTGTATGTTTTTCTCAAGTTATTGGACTGAATATATGAATTAGtaataacaaaattaatgaattaataatgaaataaattataagtaaatgaataatgaaaaataatgaattaataatataataaataatcagTGTACCaagcaaaaaatatatgttttttctgcctttttttccctccccaaatccccccagcacatagttgtatatttttagttgtgggtccttctagttgtggcatgtgggatgccgcttcagcatggcctgatgagcagtgccatgtccgcacccaggatccgaaccagtgaaaccctgggccactgaagcagagcgtgcaaacttaatgactcggccacagggcgggccccccaacaaaaaatattttatattttatagaactTTAAAGTTTATTAAACGTTTTAAGATGAAAGAGcttataatttaaatgaattctCATCATTTAAATTAGACAAGGTCTGTTGGTAAAGAAAACTAGGAACTTAATATAAAGCTAAAGTCATCTGCTATTTATCTTATAGGGCTGTTTTaagtattaaataataaatgaaaaaagcctAAAATGGTGCCTGGCACCCGGTAAGTGTCCGGTAagaggtaagtattattattactatcatcctAAGGTGGGTGTAGAGCATGGTGAAGGGCCTTGGATGGCCCAGGGGTTCAAAGGGTAATAAAAGCACATGTGAAAGTCTTCTGAAActgggggagagaaggggaaatgaTTCTTTTCAGTTACCAGCCGAGAATGCAGAAGCATTCCCATACTGAAAACCTTGGGAACCTCAAATTAACGACCCTCGGATGACCCACAATGCCTGTCGACACTTCTGTCCTCCATTCCGTTCTTCCTCATTTGTGTCTTAGACACTTTCATTCAGTCACTTAAGCCAACTTCAAAGTCAGGATTATAAACCTTTCTCAGAAACGTGCTAGAAAAGATTTGACTAAAGATCACATATCAGGTAATGAAACCACCTTTGTAAACGGGGAGCCATCGGCAGGCTTTCTGATGTCGGTGCCCTACTGGAGAAAGCCATTCTGTTCTCTTCAAAGGCCCCGAAGTTACGGGTCACTTACCAGAAATGGCCAGCTGCTGGATCTTAAACTGCAGGTTAATTGTGGGGTTCTCATCTGGTCTGGAAGCTCCAGCCTGAAGGCTCACGGTCCCCTTCAAACTTGGTAGCTTTTGGGGATTTATTTTTCCTACATCCCAAGACagcatcttcaaagaaaaaacagcaataacaatgGAGCCTTCATTTGAGGTGGCTGAGCTCTCCCCTCAGGGCGTCTGTTCCCAATGCTACAAGCTCCTGCTAGAGTGCTTCTCAGTGGAGAATACTACTTGCTACCATAAATCATCCCAAGGATTACACAATGTCCCTCTGGTGACTCTCTCCTTCAAACAAGGTAGACAGGCCGCGTGGAGAGCTCCTGCAGTCACCTCTACTTAACATCAGCAATCAAGCCCTCCGCCCATTCTCCTACCTTGGTAACTGGGTCGAATGTGTGTGTCCCCTGAGATGGAGAGAGGCTCATGTTCAGGACCCCTTTGGGCATCTGGCTGGTGACAATCACTCCCTCTATGGTCTTCCCCATAGTCTGCTTAGGTCCCACCGTTATTTCAAAGCGTCCAAGTGAACTGCTGTCCCGGAAGCTGATGTTATGTTTGACATACACTGGAATTGCCACCAGActggaaaagagagacaaaaagccCATTTTATTACTGTCCTGGAGAAATGGCaacctttcctccttttttgctctGCTGGCAGCTTTTCCTCCCTTACCTGCTTCCTTACTCCTTAACTTAAAAGTTAAGCATAGGAAAAAACCTAgtcagctttaatttttttctttttgtaaagctAAGATGCTGTCTAGTAAGTAAATTAACTCTTCAAATGACTCTTTGAATAATATCAACAAAATCAGAGTATACTAAGCCTACTATGAGAAgggcattaaaaacaaaaattaggagTCACCATATTTTTGTGTTGTACTTTGTGACATGTGACTAATAACTGTCTGTACTTGGGAGAGTAATATTCATAGCTCATGGACCTTTCGTAACCCGACCTCATCTGATCCTTACAAAAGGATAGGGTAAGCTGTCATGACttgacagaaaaggaaacagagaagtcaCAGAAGAATACTAAGGTACTAACAGTTCTCAACATCTATTGAGTGCTTCCTGTGTTCCAGCCAGCACTATGCTAAATGCTTCATCTCCATTATCTCATTCAAGCCTCTCAATAAGTGTGAGAAAGCTACTGCTACAGTCCTGATTTTATACATGAATGCTGATGTCCTCAGGCTTCACGGAGGTTAAGTGGCGTGCTGAGGTCATGTATCGTAAGCACTGAAAGTGGGGTTTAAGTGCtggcagtctgattccagagcctgcgCTCTCAAGCACTCAGATGTCTGCCTAAATTATTTATTCCAAATCACATAGGAAGGTACCGGTGGCTGAGCTCCCGTGCTCTCTTCAGTCTGCACACCTTCTACTAAGGGCTTCCAAAAGCCTCTAGACTCCATCTCAAAGAGATGTCCAAGACCAAAACTCACTGGATTTTACGgttttttaaagcacaatttaACACTTTTTTGGGTCAAGGGGATTAAAAACAGGTGCACACAAATGTTCTCCTTTAGacataataataacagaaataacaGCAGCAAACTTAAGGAGCACTCACTTTGCGTTAAGCACTGTTTAGAtccttttatttaatcctcataacaaggcactttcatcatttttcaacttacagataagaaaacagacacagaaaggttaagcTACGCCCCTGAGGTTACCCAATTAGTAAGTACAGAAGCTAGAATGTGAACCTCGCTAACTCTAGAGCCTGAGTTCTTAATCACTACGGATAttgcttccacacacacacagacacagattCCATTCTTAATTATGAGAGTCGCTTACTTCTGTGCACTGACATGGTAAGAGAGCAGGCGAAAGTTTCCATCAGGAGGGATGAAGGAGAGAATACGCTCAGATTCCCAGCGCTTGAAACGAACACAAGGATGGAAGCTGACATCATCCAACAACCTGGGGTTCTGTAGTTACCAGGCAGGGAAAAGCAAGAAGGAGGGATTAAACACCcatatttctttcaggaaagtcatttagatgctgtttttattaaaacacacacacacacaaatcctgtCGTTACTTATAGAAAATTCAAGCCTGATATAAGCTTTGTGGCTGTCCTTAATGACTTCTTGTTCTATTCCATTCCCACCGCTCTATCTTTCCAGAAGCATTTCATTTCCCATCCCAAGAACTAAATCTCTGGTCCGGTATTTTACCATGAAGGAAAGCGTAAGATCTGGCATTCCAGTCAGCTTGACACAGGCGTCAATCACCCCCTGGATCTCCGCAGTGATGGTGGAACCTGGGGCGGGAACAAGGCAGACACAGGTAAGCGGCTACTGCACACTTCTCTGTCCTTCCAAAccaccttcctgcctccttccctccttctttaactttctcttttccttcccaacttgttcccttcctccctctctctgtcttctttccttctgtccatccatccaattCATCTACCTAATTCATTTGTCCATCCTTCCAAACATTTATCAACTGCTTATCAAGACACTCCAATGAAGTAATGGGGATGAAAGATTTGTGAGATAGTTATTAGCCTAATGGAGTTTTCAGTCTAGTACCAGAATCAAACAGAACATCATTATCCTAACCACTGGTTCAGAAAGTTTCCTATCAGAAACTGTTCTCCCTAAGGCCACTGAGGAGCTTTGGGGCTAAATCGAATAGACACTTCTGGTCTTTTCCTACAGCATCTCTCTGTAGCATGCGTCCTTGTTGACCactccttcattttcaaaatgttcctTTCTCCTAACCTCtcctaattttctatttttctagctCCTCGTCCTCAGTCCTTCTGcaggtttctctttctttccacacCCTTTAAATGTCACAGtctgaaattctcttttccttcactGAACATACTCTCCGTGAGCTACTTTATCTACTTGCCAAGCCATCAGTTTTCATTGGTGGCCAATTATTTCCTAATCTTTTTTCCAGTTCATCCTCACTCATACCAATTGGACAGCTCTACTTGGATGTCACTGAAGCACTTCCAACTCTCCATGTCAAAAAGAGAATTCGTTACCTCTATTCCTGGATCTGCTCCTCCTACTTCCCATAACTTCCTGATGACACCATCTATCTTGTCGCCTACGCCGGAAACACAGATGCGTCCTCGACTTCTACTTCTTCAGCGCCCTAGCCAATCAATTCCAATTCCACTCTTTTCCATGACTTTTGCCTCTTGACTCTCCATCCTCACTACCATTACAGGCATCTCTATTTTGTGCCTGGACTTCAGCAACGGGCCCCTGCTGTCCTTCCTGTCAGTCTTACCCCACTTCAAGTCAGTCTTCACACTGCAGCCAGACTGATAGTTCTAAAACTACAAATCTGATCAAGTGACTCCCCAACTTAAAACTCTTCGATTACTCCAAATGGCTACTCCAAATGGCCCACCTTAAAATGGCATACAAGGAAAGCTCTTCATGATCCAGCCAtgtagttgtgtttttttttaactttttcattgaggtaagacttataggaaaatgcaaaaatgttaaatgtacagcttgatgaatttttagatATGTAGACACCTATGCAAATATCACCCACATCAAGATGTGGAACCTTCGCAGCATCCCAGCATGCTCCTGTTGCCCATCCTAGTTAATCCAAGTCCCTAAAATTCTGACTTCTATTACCTTAGATTAAGTTGCACCTGTTTTcaaacttcatataaatgcagAAAACTGTATATAATCTTATGCATCTGACTTTTTTTGCCCAACactgtgagattcattcatgt
This Equus quagga isolate Etosha38 chromosome 22, UCLA_HA_Equagga_1.0, whole genome shotgun sequence DNA region includes the following protein-coding sequences:
- the AP3M2 gene encoding AP-3 complex subunit mu-2, whose product is MIHSLFLINSSGDIFLEKHWKSVVSRSVCDYFFEAQERATEAENVPPVIPTPHHYLLSVYRHKIFFVAVIQTEVPPLFVIEFLHRVVDTFQDYFGVCSEPVIKDNVVVVYEVLEEMLDNGFPLATESNILKELIKPPTILRTVVNTITGSTNVGDQLPTGQLSVVPWRRTGVKYTNNEAYFDVVEEIDAIIDKSGSTITAEIQGVIDACVKLTGMPDLTLSFMNPRLLDDVSFHPCVRFKRWESERILSFIPPDGNFRLLSYHVSAQNLVAIPVYVKHNISFRDSSSLGRFEITVGPKQTMGKTIEGVIVTSQMPKGVLNMSLSPSQGTHTFDPVTKMLSWDVGKINPQKLPSLKGTVSLQAGASRPDENPTINLQFKIQQLAISGLKVNRLDMYGEKYKPFKGIKYMTKAGKFQVRT